In Crinalium epipsammum PCC 9333, the genomic window GGATATTTTAGATTAAGTTTCACTAAGCAATTATTTTTTCTATAGATGCAGATTAGCTTAATATAAAAACATTAATCTTCAAAGAAGTTTAAAACATTCTTGGTGATTTGAGAACTTTAATCCTGAAGCAGGCAAACAGACTTTGAATACAGAAGAATAACACCAGCCTTAATCCCAATACGACGATTAAAGCTAGTGCGCTCTTGCCATCTGCCACACCCAATTGCCGCTAATGATCGTGACCGATTCTTCTACCCAAAAGGTTTCGGGCTGGAATATAGAAAACTATCAACGCTTGAGACGAGTGTTGAGTCTAGGTTTGCGTCGCCAAATTTTAGTTTCCGTATGTGATGATTTTAGTCTTCGCAATCACTTAGCTGAAAAATTAACAACGGAATTAGCTGCTCCATCGGCTGAATCGCTAAGTGGAGTGGCAAATGGTGAATTAATCACCCTGCAATTAAACCCCAGTAATCCGAATTTTTTAGCTCATATTGCTCAATGGATTACTCAACATCAACAGCTTGAGCGTTCTTTATATACCTTCCAAATTCTGGGTGTCGAGTTATTAACCAGGCAATCAGCAGATATACAGCGTTCATTCCTCAGATGCTTACAAGTAATCGGACGTAATTTTCCTCGCCTAGAGGCTAGTTTGTTAATCTGGTTGCCTCGACCTTGGTTTTATACTATCCAAGAATCAGTACCAGAGTTTTGGCAGTGGCACACAGGTTTATTTGAATTTGAAGGAGAACCAACTTCCTTAACAAAAATTAGTAATCCGCAACCAGAGGCGAAGCGGAGGCTGGAAACTAGCTTAACAGAAGTCGAAGAGACACCAGTAGCTCAGGAAAAGGTATGGCAGATTCTTACCCGTGACTTAGCCAATTTTAGCGAAAATAATCAGGAAGTTCCTGTAACACAAAAAGCTTTAGAAGAACAGTTAACTGAAACAAATGAACACAATGCCGAGAAAGACATTGTATTATCAAATAATTTTTATATAGATGATGTTGATGGCAGTATCAAGCAAGAAGAATTAACTTCTCCATCTTCTTTAGCTATTATTAATCAAAATTATTCTTTATCTTCTTTAGTAGATGAAACTGAGGAAAGTAAAAATTTAAGTTTATATGAATCAACTGTTGTCAGTAGTAATGATGTACAGCAAACTGTAGGACAGGATTTATTACATCCGTTAACTATACATGAAATTTCGCGATCGCAACAGCAAGAGGAATCACCAGAGGCAATCGCTGAAGCTTATCTAAGTGTAGGGAATCATTATCGCGATCGCATTGAGGAAGGAGATGTTACTTCATCAAATTTGATGGAAGCTATAAAAGCTTATGAAGAAGCATTGATATGGCTAGAAAAACAAGCATCGCCGATAGTGCCAGAAGTAATTAATGATATCGCAAATCTTTATTGGATGCTATCTAGATTTACTGACATTACCTTAGAAACAGGAGAACCAGCGGTTTTAAATTTTCTTCAACGTAGCATTGAATCTTATCAGTTAGCATTGAGCAAGATCAGTGGAGATAACTCCCACACCTGCGCGATGATTTTGAATAATTTGGGTGCAGTATACAATGATTTAGCAGGTTATCAAGACACTGCTGATAATCTACAACTATCAATTGAAGCATATCAAGCAGCTTTGCGATATCGTCCTGCCGAAGATGATCCGCTTAAGTATGCCTCGACGCAGAATAATTTAGGCACAGCTTATTGGCATCTTGCTCAACAGGTAGATCAACAGTTATGTGTTCAACTGTTGCAACAAGCGATCGCTTCTTATACCGAAGCCTTCAATTATTATAATCCCAAAGAAGAACCCTTAAACTGGGCGATGATTCAGAACAATCTGGGAACTACCTATTGGAATTTAGCACAATATGAACAATCAACCACCTTTTTAGAACTGGCAATTAAGGCTTACCATCAAGCATTGAAATATCGCCGAGCCGATTTAGCGCCAGCAGCTTGTGCTGCTACACAGAATAACTTGGGTACAGCTTATTGGCACATAGCGAAGTATTATCAAGATACGCCCGAAGTTTGGATGCAATATATAGAAAAATGTATTGTCGCCTATCAAATAGCGATCGCACTTGCTCAACAGTTAGCAAATAGCACACCCACAGAGCAGCTAACTTTTGATGTAGTTAGTACACAAAACAATTTAGGACTAGCTCATTACCAGTTAGCAACACATCAAAAATTATCATTGTCTGATCAAGCTAAATCAACTCACTTGCAAGCAGCATTAGCTCAAAATTTACAAGCTTTGCAAAGCTTAAGCGATCAACCTGAGCATCGCACTAATAGCTTAAATTATGTAATTAAAACAATTAAAGCTTTTTATCAACAACTTGGCTTACAGGGGCAGAATATGGCACTTTCTAAAGTTCCAGGTTATTTGCTACCGGAAATTTTGCCTAAGTTGTAGTCGCATTTCTATTATCTCCCACCTAAAAGGTACGGGGGCGCGGGAGCTTTGTCAATTTATAATTGGATATAACCTATACAGCTTATTGTTAAGAAAAATATAGGAGAATCTGCTCCCCATTTGGAAAAATCTTTCGTGAACCAGTTTTCTACCTCTCAAGACCTTAATCTCAAAACCCTTTTTCCGTTTGATCTCGATGAATTTCAGTATCAGGCGATCGCAGCTTTTGATGCGGGTCGTTCTGTAGTCGTATGCGCCCCAACAGGTTCAGGAAAAACCTTAATTGGAGAATATGCGATTTATAGAGCGTTATCGCGGGGTGGTCGAGTTTTTTACACCACACCCCTAAAAGCACTATCTAACCAAAAGCTGCGCGACTTCCGCCAGCAATTTGGTAACGATATGGTGGGATTACTCACTGGCGATATTTCCGTAAATCGGGAAGCACCGATCCTGGTAATGACCACGGAAATTTTCCGTAATATGCTTTATGGTACTCGGATTGGTGAAGTTGGTACATCCTTGGCGCACGTAGAAACAGTAGTGCTGGATGAGTGCCACTACATGAACGATCGCCAGCGCGGAACAGTTTGGGAAGAATCAATTATTTACTGTCCCCCAGAAATTCAGTTAGTGGCTTTATCCGCAACTGTTTCTAATAGTCAAAATTTAACAGCTTGGATTAGCAGCGTTCATGGACCAACAGAATTAATCTACTCTGACTTTAGACCTGTTCCTCTACAGTTTTATTTTGGTAATCCCAAAGGTTTATTTCCTTTACTGGATGATTACAAGAAAAAAATTAACCCCCGTCTGATCGCTAAACGCAAATCAGATACCAGCAAAGGTAAAGGTGCGCGTCCAGAAACTCCCGCTTTAGGTTTTATCGTCAATCAGTTAGCGCAACGGGATATGCTACCCGCGATTTACTTTATCTTCAGTCGTCGGGGATGCGATCAGGCAGTTGAAGAGTTGAAAGGGTTAATGCTGGTAAATCGAGCAGAAACTGCGGAACTCAAGCAGCGAATTGACGACTTTTTAGCCCGTAACCCTGATGCAGGTCGTGCTGGACAAGTTGAACCGCTTTATCGCGGTATTGCGGCTCACCATGCCGGAATTTTACCTGCTTGGAAGGGGTTAGTAGAAGAATTATTTGGGCTAGGGTTGGTGAAAGTGGTATTTGCTACAGAAACCTTGGCAGCAGGTATTAATATGCCTGCCAGAACTACTGTAATTTCTACCCTTTCCAAGCGTACTGACGATGGACATCGCTTGCTGAAGGCTTCTGAGTTCCTGCAAATGGCTGGTAGAGCAGGTCGTCGGGGGATGGATACCACAGGTTATGTGGTGACGTTACAGACACGATTTGAAGGTGCTAAGGAAGCGGCTTATTTAGCAACGGCATCAGCAGAACCGTTGGTGAGTCAGTTTACACCTAGCTATGGCATGGTGTTAAATTTGCTGCAAACCCACGAATTGGAAGAAGCGCAAGAGTTGGTGGAGCGTAGTTTTGCTCAATATACAGCATCGCAACACTTAAAACCTCAAGTTCAAGCGATCGCAGATTTAAACCGCGAACTACAGCTAATTGATAGTTTATTAGAACCTGTCAATATTGAACTGCTTCAAAAATATGAAAAACTCCAAGGAAGACTCAAAGAAGAACGCAGACTCTTAAAAATTCTGCAACATCAAGCAGAAGAAGTACAAGCCAAGGAAATTAGCTTGGGACTACTCCAAGCTAATCCTGGTACGATCTTGAGCTTGAAGGGTAAGTATGTACCAGTATCATCACCACTTCCCGCAGTCTTAGTTGCTAAGGTAGCTGGCGCTGGTCAATTTCCTTATTTGTTGTGTTTAGGAAAAGATAACAAATGGTATGTAGTCACCACAAATGATGTTGTAGGGTTGCATGGCAAATTACCACAACTACCATCGAACCTGGGAGTAAAAGATATTGAATTTCTAGAATCGCCCCCAGAGTTAACTTTCAAGCCTGGTCAATCTCGTAGTGGTTCAAATGTGACAGATGCGATCGCTACAATGATTCCTCATGCCTCAGTTCCAGCAGTTGCACCAGAAGTAATAGCTCAACTGAAACAAGTAGAAATGCTCAAAGCCGAGGTAGATCATCATCCTATCTGGCAATGGGGAAATCCTTCTACATTGCTCAAACGTCAGAGCAGACGTATGGGAATTCAAGAAGAAATCTGCAAACGCCAAGAAATGCTTCAGGCAAAACTTGCACACCATTGGCAGGAATTTACAGATTTAATTGAAATCTTACGACGCATGGGAGCGTTGCAAGATTTGAATCCAACGCCGTTGGGAGAAGCCGCAGCAGCAATTCGAGGTGATAACGAATTGTGGCTGGGTTTAGCAATTACATCAGGTGCGCTAGATGAACTTGATCCACACCACCTAGCCGCCGCCGTATGTGCTTTAGTTACCGAAACAGCACGTCCTGACAGTTGGACAAATTACTCACTATCTAATCAAGCAGTAGAAGCTTTAACTGAAGTACGAAACGTTAGGCGACAGTTATTCCAACTACAACGACGCTATCAAGTTACTCTACCAGTCTGGTTAGAGTATGAGTTGGTTGGCATTGTTGAACAGTGGGCATTAGGGGTTGAATGGTTTGATTTGTGCGGGAATACTAATTTAGATGAAGGCGATATCGTCAGGATGTTACGCCGAACTGTGGATTTATTATCACAAATTCCTCATGTACCGCATATATCAAGATCGTTACAGCGCAATGCTATTCGTGCTATTCAACTAATTGATCGTTTCCCTGTTAATGAGGTAATTGCTGATAGTTAGTCGTTAATTGGTAGGTCAAATTAGTTAAATGTAAAACCCCGCCTCCCAGCAAAGTTTGATGCAACACGGAGGGGGGAAACTTTCGGTTTTAATCAGAACTTATTCTACCTTATAGCTGTGATTATTCTTTTAGAAAATACATTAGTTATGGGATATTTTAATCAATCGAACAATGGCAAAATTTATTAAATAGGCACTATTAATTTTGCTAAAAATCCCACCAGCCAATACTAGGCAAGTGGGATTCAATAGTTAAATATAAGATTTTCTACTATAGTGGCTTTCAGCTAGTCACCTATTCCATGCTTTTAATATACTATTCATCTCCATTAGTTTTGCTCGTGGGAATCACCGAAGTTTGGCTAAGGTTTACTTTTTTATCCGTAGATCCACTTAGGTTATTTGGTTACTGCATTCGGTCAATGGTGCGGTACTGAATGGCTTCAGCAACATGAGACGTTTTGAGGTTGTCATCGCCAGCTAAGTCAGCAATAGTACGTGCCACTTTCAGAATGCGATCGCTCGCTCTTGCAGATAAGCCTAATTTCCGAATAGCATTTTCTAATAAATTACGACTAGCATCATCTAATTTACACCAATTGCGTAAGTGACTGCTTTGCATCTGTGCATTACAACGCAAACCTTGCTCTGTGAAACGAGTACGGGCGCGATCGCGTGCTACTTGTACCCTCTCTCTCACTGGCGCAGACTCTTCTCCCAATGGTTGTTGAGTAATTTCCTCTGCCTTCAAACGATTAACAGCCACTTGTAAATCAATTCTATCCATCAAAGGTCCTGAAAGCTTTGCCCAATATTGCTCTCGTTGGCGAGGTGAACAAGTACACGGTTGAATAGAATCTCCAAAATAACCACAAGGGCAAGGATTTGTACTTGCCACTAAAGTAAACTGAGCAGGAAACATTACAGATTGACGAGTGCGAGACACTGTGACATAACCATCTTCCAAAGGCTGCCGTAAAAATTCCAGTACATCCCGCTTAAATTCCGTTAATTCATCCAAGAAAAGCACACCTC contains:
- a CDS encoding tetratricopeptide repeat protein, with product MIVTDSSTQKVSGWNIENYQRLRRVLSLGLRRQILVSVCDDFSLRNHLAEKLTTELAAPSAESLSGVANGELITLQLNPSNPNFLAHIAQWITQHQQLERSLYTFQILGVELLTRQSADIQRSFLRCLQVIGRNFPRLEASLLIWLPRPWFYTIQESVPEFWQWHTGLFEFEGEPTSLTKISNPQPEAKRRLETSLTEVEETPVAQEKVWQILTRDLANFSENNQEVPVTQKALEEQLTETNEHNAEKDIVLSNNFYIDDVDGSIKQEELTSPSSLAIINQNYSLSSLVDETEESKNLSLYESTVVSSNDVQQTVGQDLLHPLTIHEISRSQQQEESPEAIAEAYLSVGNHYRDRIEEGDVTSSNLMEAIKAYEEALIWLEKQASPIVPEVINDIANLYWMLSRFTDITLETGEPAVLNFLQRSIESYQLALSKISGDNSHTCAMILNNLGAVYNDLAGYQDTADNLQLSIEAYQAALRYRPAEDDPLKYASTQNNLGTAYWHLAQQVDQQLCVQLLQQAIASYTEAFNYYNPKEEPLNWAMIQNNLGTTYWNLAQYEQSTTFLELAIKAYHQALKYRRADLAPAACAATQNNLGTAYWHIAKYYQDTPEVWMQYIEKCIVAYQIAIALAQQLANSTPTEQLTFDVVSTQNNLGLAHYQLATHQKLSLSDQAKSTHLQAALAQNLQALQSLSDQPEHRTNSLNYVIKTIKAFYQQLGLQGQNMALSKVPGYLLPEILPKL
- a CDS encoding DEAD/DEAH box helicase, with protein sequence MNQFSTSQDLNLKTLFPFDLDEFQYQAIAAFDAGRSVVVCAPTGSGKTLIGEYAIYRALSRGGRVFYTTPLKALSNQKLRDFRQQFGNDMVGLLTGDISVNREAPILVMTTEIFRNMLYGTRIGEVGTSLAHVETVVLDECHYMNDRQRGTVWEESIIYCPPEIQLVALSATVSNSQNLTAWISSVHGPTELIYSDFRPVPLQFYFGNPKGLFPLLDDYKKKINPRLIAKRKSDTSKGKGARPETPALGFIVNQLAQRDMLPAIYFIFSRRGCDQAVEELKGLMLVNRAETAELKQRIDDFLARNPDAGRAGQVEPLYRGIAAHHAGILPAWKGLVEELFGLGLVKVVFATETLAAGINMPARTTVISTLSKRTDDGHRLLKASEFLQMAGRAGRRGMDTTGYVVTLQTRFEGAKEAAYLATASAEPLVSQFTPSYGMVLNLLQTHELEEAQELVERSFAQYTASQHLKPQVQAIADLNRELQLIDSLLEPVNIELLQKYEKLQGRLKEERRLLKILQHQAEEVQAKEISLGLLQANPGTILSLKGKYVPVSSPLPAVLVAKVAGAGQFPYLLCLGKDNKWYVVTTNDVVGLHGKLPQLPSNLGVKDIEFLESPPELTFKPGQSRSGSNVTDAIATMIPHASVPAVAPEVIAQLKQVEMLKAEVDHHPIWQWGNPSTLLKRQSRRMGIQEEICKRQEMLQAKLAHHWQEFTDLIEILRRMGALQDLNPTPLGEAAAAIRGDNELWLGLAITSGALDELDPHHLAAAVCALVTETARPDSWTNYSLSNQAVEALTEVRNVRRQLFQLQRRYQVTLPVWLEYELVGIVEQWALGVEWFDLCGNTNLDEGDIVRMLRRTVDLLSQIPHVPHISRSLQRNAIRAIQLIDRFPVNEVIADS